GCTGGCCATCAGCTTTCCGGACATGAGGGGCGTTCCTCGCTCGGTGACGGGTCGTGCGGGCGAAGCCGCGCTCGAGAGCGGCTTAGCCGGTAAACCCTAATCGGTTTTCGTCGCGCGATCTTGCCGCGATCTGCGGCGATCCGATGTCGGGGCCTCGCTGCCGCGGCGGCACCGGCTATTCCTTGCCCATCTCCATCAGCAGGCGCTCGGCCCGGGCATCCTCGATGCGGTTGACGAGGCGCTTGCCCTCGTGGACGTCGCGCACGGTCTTGACCAGGGTGATGCAGGACTGGACCAGCATCGTCACGCCCATGGCGAGGTAGCCCTTGGTCCAGAGGTCGAGGGGCAGGAACAGGATGCCGCCCGCCACCATGGTGGCGGCGCCGATGAAGGAGGCGTAGGTGAACGCCACCCAGGCGGAGGTATGCTGCGTGGTCTGCGCGGTCATGGCGGTGAATCCTCGAAACGACGGAACGGGATCGATGCGGTCAGGCGGCGTCGGCCGCGGTCTCGGCCTTGGCGCGCAGGCGCTCCATCACGCGGCCGGCGCTCGGCCGCGCGCGCGGGCCGAAGCCGGCCTCCTCCAGGCGCTCGCACAGGGATGCGGGCGTCGCCCCCTCGATGATCGCCAGCGCCTCGTCGGAGGCGGCGTCGGCGGCCTGCGCCTCGCGCAGGCGCCGCAGGGTGGCCTGCGCCTCGGCGAGCGCCGCCGGGCTCCCGGTGCCCACGCCGCGCCGGGCCCGCAGGCGGCGCACCGCTTCCGCAGCGCGCGCGATCCGCTGGCCGCGCTCCAGCTCGGCGAGCTGGCGGGTGCCCTGCCGCACCGCCCGGCGCAGGGCCGCGACCTCCGCCGCGTAGGCCGCACGGGTGGCCTCGAGCGCTTGCGCCTCCGCCTCCATCTCGGCGATCGCCTCGGCGGCCTCGGCCGCCAGGTCCTCGCGCCCGCCGGCGAGCGCCGCGACGGCGCGGGTCTCGAGATCGGCGATCCGTCCCGCGAGCGCCCCTTGTGCCTTGGCGTCGGCGGCCTCCTGCGCGACGGCGCGCGCCAGGGTGCGGCGGCTGTCGTCGAGCGCGGCGGCCGCGTCGCGCATCTGCTGCTCCAGGATCAGGAAGGCGTGCTGGTCGTGCAGGTCCTCGGCGGCGCGGGCGGCCGCACCCCGGACGAGGGTGGAGAGGAGGTTGAGCATCGCGGGCTCCAGGTTCGTGAACGTTGTTCACGATCGCATCCTTCCACAGGTCTGAACGTTGTTCAAGCGCGATTTTGAACGTTGTTCAGCGAGAGTTCCTTCGGGGAGAGGTCGGGCGGATGCGCAACGATGAGCGGCGGGAGCGCCTGCGGGAAGCCCTGCTCGACGCGGCCGAGCGCACGATCGCGGGGAGCGGCCTGTCGGCGCTGAAGGCCCGCGATCTCGCGAAGGACGTCGGCTGCGCGCTCGGCGCGATCTACACGGCGTTTCCCGACCTCGACGCGCTGATCCTGGCGGTGAACCTGCGCACGCTCGCCCTGTTCGACCGCGTCATCGCCACGGTCCCGCTCCCGACGGCGCCCGACGGCCCCGCGACCCCGGCCCAGAAGGACGCAGCGGTGGCGACGCTCGTGCGGCTGGCGGTGGCCTACCTGCACTTCGCCGCCGAGAACCCGGCGCGCTGGCGCGCCCTGTTCCAGCACCGGGTCACGGACGCGCTGCCCGATTGGTACCTCGTCGAGCAGGTGCGGCTGTTCCGCTACATCGAGGCGCCGCTGCGGGTCCTGCGCCCGGATCTCGGCGAGCATGACCGCGCCCTCCTCGCCCGCTCGCTGTTCTCCGCCACCCACGGCCTCGTCAGCCTCGGCCTCGACGAGAAGCTGATGGTGCTGAGCGAACCGGTCCTGCGCGGGCAGATCGAGATCGTGGTGGGGGCGTTGGGGCGGGGGTTGGCGGAGTGAGGCCGGCGCCTGTTCCTCGACCCGACCGGGTGGGCCCTGGCTTCTCGCCTCACCGGGTGATCCGGGGTTTCGCTTTCGCGGCCCCCCGGAGATGACGACGAGGGGATCAGTATCGACGGGGGGATCGAGCGTGCCGGACACTCACCACGGCAGCGTCTCCCCGCGATAATCCACGTAGGCGCAGCCCCGCTGCCCGAGCCGTCCCTCGATCACCGCCGCCATCCCCTCGGCACTGGTCGCCACGTCGATGTCGGCCTCCGGCCCGCCCCCATGTCGGTGCGCACCCAGCCCGGATGCATCAGCAGCGTGCCGAAGGGCGCGTCGCGGTGGCGGGCGGAAAAGGAGCGGGCCAGCGTGTTGAGGGCGGCCTTGCTCGCCCGGTAGCCCTCCCAGGTGCCGCCCTCGTTGAGCGAGACGCTGCCGAGGACCGAGCTCATCAGCACCACCAGGCCGCCGGGGGCGATTCTGTCCGCGAAGGCCTCGGCGAAGCGGATCGGGCTCACCGCGTTGGTCTCGTAGAGCTTGAGCGCGCTCGCCCGGTCGCCCTGCGGCAGCGGCACTCCGGCCCCGTCGGCGACGCCCGCGACGACGAACACGACGTCGAAGCTGCGTCCCGCGAGCGCGTCGCGCAGGGCCGCCACGCCCGCGTCGTCGTCGATGTCGACCCGGGCGAGGTCGGGCGCGACGGGGCTCAAGGCGGCGAGCGCCGGCGCCTCCCCCCGGGCGGTGGCCATGACGGCCCAGCCGCGGGCGAGGAAGGCCCGCACCAGCCCGAGCCCCAAGCCCCGCGAGGCTCCGACGACGAGCGCGCTGCGTTCCTGCTGGACCATGGCGGTCTCCTTCCCGTCGATTCACCGACGGGAGAGATAGGGGCCGCGCCGGGCCGGCAAGGCTGCGCGGCCCGCCTCGGCCGGGCCGCGTCCGACCCGGTCCACGCGCCCGTCAGTCCGTGTTCCCGTCAGTCCATGTCCCGGCTCGCATCTCCGTCGAGCCCGGCCTCGAGGTCGTCCTCGGCCTCGGCGTCGGAATCGTGCGCCTCGAGCCCGGCGGCCTCGGCGAGGTTGCGGGCGGCGCGGCGCAGGAGCTTGCGCAGGCGCCGGCGCTCCTTGTTGTCGAAGCCCTCCAGCATCTCGGCCTCGACCTCGTCCCACAGGCCCTCGATCGCCGCGGCCTTGGCCAGGCCCGCCTCGGTCAGGCGCACCCGGACGATGCGGCCGTCCCCGGCCTCGGTCCGGCGCTCGACCACCCCCATGGCGGCGAGCCGCGTGATGGTCTTCGAGGCGGTGGGCGGGCGCACCCGCAGGGTGGCGGCGAGGTCGCCCATCGTCATGGTGCCGGCGGCGGCCAGGGCCTGCACCACCTGCTCCTGGCCGGCGAAGAGGTCGAGCTCCGCCAGGCGGTCGCCGATGCGGCCGCGATGGAGGCGCGCCGCCTGCATCAGGGCCCAGCCGACGCTCTTGGCGCCGGGGGGCCGGAGGCGCTTGGCCGCCCGGCGCGGCGCGTCCACGGCCAAAGCCTGCTCGACCGCTGCCATGGCGTGAGGCCCCCGTTATCGAGACGAATCCTGCCGCGCAGGCGCCACGGGCGCAAGGGCGGGCGGGGCGCCGGTCCTGGCGTCCCAAGGCGCACATGCCAGCCCGGACGTGACGGCTCGATGACGCCGCCCGGTTTCGGTCCCGTCCCCTGCGGCCTATGCTGGGGCGGCGCGAGCGTCGAAGAAGAAGGAGCCAAGCGCATGCCGGCCCGGCCCTGGGGCGACCTGACCACCGAGGAGTGCCGCGGCGGCGCCCTGTCGGGCACCGTGGCGGTGCTGCCGGTCGCGGCGGTCGAGCAGCACGGCCCCCACCTGCCGCTCTCGACCGACGTCGTCATCGCCGAGGGCTACCTCGCCCGGCTCATCGACCTCGTCCCCGACGACCTCGACGTGCGGGTCCTGCCGGTGCAGGCCGTCGGCCTGTCGCCCGAGCACGCCGATTTCCCCGGGACGCTGACGCTCACCCCCGAGACGGCGCTGAGGGCCTGGGGCGAGATCGGCGACGGGGTGGCGCGGGCGGGCTGCCCGCGGCTCGTCATCGTGTCCTCGCACGGCGGCAACAGCGCGCTCGTCGACCTCGTGGCCTTAGGCTTGCGCGGCCGGCACGGGATGGTGGCGGTCACCACCGCCTGGGGCCGGTTCGGCACGCCGCCGGGGCTGTTCCCGGACGACGAGGTGCGCCACGGCATCCATGGCGGCGGGATCGAGACGGCGTTGATGCTGGCGCTCCGGCCCGACCTGGTGCGGCGCGGGGCGATCGAGGACTTCGTGCCGGCGACCCGGCAGATCGCGCGCGACTACACCCACCTGCGGGCCGGGCGCCCGGCCGCCTTCGCCTGGCACGCCCAGGACCTGAACCCGGCCGGCGCCATCGGCGACGCGCGCCTCGGCAGCGTCGAGGCCGGGCGCGCCCTCCTCGACCACGGCGCCCGCGCCTTCGTCGAACTGCTCGGCGAGGTCGCCCGCTTCACTCTTCCCGAGCCGGTCTCGCGCCGGGCGGAGTGACACACTATATCACTCTGCGCCGCGCCGCCCCGGCGGCGCCCCCGCGACCGGTTTCGCTGCAAGAAGACGCCCCCGCATGTCCGACAAGATCCCCGTCACAGTGCTCACCGGCTATCTCGGCGCCGGCAAGACCACGCTCCTCAACCGCATCCTCACCGAGCCGCACGGCAAGCGCTACGCCGTGATCGTCAACGAGTTCGGCGAGATCGGCATCGACAACGACCTCGTGGTCGGCGCCGACGAGGAAGTGTTCGAGATGAACAACGGCTGCATCTGCTGCACCGTGCGCGGCGACCTGATCCGCATCATGGACGGGCTGATGAAGCGCAAGGGCAAGTTCGACGCGATCATCGTCGAGACCACCGGCCTCGCCGACCCAGCCCCGGTCGCCCAGACCTTCTTCGTCGACCAGGATGTCGGCGAGGCCGCCACCCTCGACGCCGTGGTGACGGTGGCGGACGCCAAGTGGCTGTCCGAGCGCCTGAAGGACGCCCCCGAGGCCAAGAACCAGGTCGCCTTCGCGGACGTGATCCTGCTCAACAAGTCCGACCTCGTCGACGAGGCCGGCCTGGACAGCGTCGAGCGTCAGATCCGCGCGATCAACCCGTCGGCCGAGATCCACCGCACCCAGCACTGCGCGGTGCCGCTCGCGACGGTCCTCGACCGCAAGGCCTTCGACCTCTCCCGCATCATCGAGGTCGAGCCCGATTTCCTCGAGGAGGGCCACCATCACCACCATTCCGACGAGATCCAGTCGATCTCGGCGCGGATTCCCGGCGCGGTCGATCCCAACAAGTTCATGCCGTGGATCTCCGACCTGACCCAGGTCCAGGGGCCGGACATCCTGCGCTGCAAGGGCATCGTCAGCTTCCCCGACGAGCCGCGCCGCTTCGTCTTCCAGGGCGTCCACATGATCCTCGACGGCGACCTGCAGGACGAGTGGAAGCCGGGCGACCCGCGGGAATCCCGCGTCGTCTTCATCGGCCGCCACCTCGACCCGGAGGCGATCCGCCGGGGCTTCGAGGCCTGCCGCGCCTGAGCGGCCGGTCCCCCGCTTGAGCGGGGGCGACCGATCCTGTCGCTTTCGCGACGTTTGGCGCTTTCGCGCCCCGGGCGGCCATGGTAGAGGCTTGGCCGTCCGTTGATGGTCGCGGGAGAGACCGGCCCCGAGCCGGCACCGAAGGGGAAAGGTGCGCCAGCCGTGCTGCGCGCCGAAGCTCTCAGGTCAAAGGACCGCGATCGAGAGGACACTCTGGAGAGGGCGCCACGACGCCCGCCGATGGAGCAAGCCGGCACCGCCGGCGAATCTCTCAGGCCACCCGAACAGAGTTCCAACCCCTGTAACCCGCCGTGACCCGGCGGGAAGGATGGAACGCGTGTCGGGACAGACAACCTCCTTCGACCTCATCGTGCTCGGTGCCGGCGTCGTCGGCACCGCCACCGCCTACTGGGCCGCGAAGGCCGGCCTGTCGGTCTGCGTGATCGACCGCCAGGGCGGCGCAGGCCTCGAGACCAGCTACGCCAATGGCGGCCAGATCTCGGTGAGCCACGCCGAGCCCTGGGCCAACCCAGGCGCGCCGCTCAAGGTGATGAAGTGGCTGTTCGACGCGCGTGCGCCGCTGCTCTTCACCCCCCGCCTCGACCGGCACCAATGGTCGTGGATCGCCGGCTTCCTGCGCAACTGCACGCCCGAGCGGGCGCGCCGCAACACCGTCGAGATCGTGCGGCTCGGCGCCTACAGCCGCGCCAAGCTCCAGGAGATCCGCGCCGCCGAGAACCTGGCTTACGCCGAGAAGACCCTCGGCATCCTGCATTTCTACCGCGACACCAAGGAGTTCGAGGCGGCCAAGCCCGTCGCCGAGCTGATGCGCCAGCACGGCTGCGAGCGCCGGGTGGTCTCCCGCGACGAGGTGCTGGCGCTCGAGCCGGCCTTCGCGAACGCCATCGACGACGTGGTCGGCGCCACCTACACGGCGGAGGACGAGAGCGGCGACGCCCGCGCCTTCACCCAGGCGCTCGCCGCACGTACCGCCGCGATGGGCGCGACCTTCCTGTACGGCTCCGAGGCGACGCGGCTGCTGCTCTCCCCGAACGGCGACCGGATCGCCGGCGTCGAGGCGATGGTGGCCGGCGGTCACCAGCGGCTCACCGCCCCGAACGTCGTCGTGTCGCTCGGCGCGTGGTCGGCGCCGTTCCTGCGCCGCTACGGCGTCAACCTGGCGATCTACCCGGCCAAGGGCTACTCGGTCTCGATCCCGATCGAGGGCCACAACGGCGCGCCGCAGGTCAGCCTGACCGACGACGAGTACAAGCTGGTCTACTCGAACCTCGGCACCCACCTGCGGGTCGCCGGCACGGCCGAATTGTCGGGCTACACCCGCCACCTCGACGCCGCGCGGGTCGCGGCGATCCTGGAGAACGCCCGGCGCACCTTCCCCAACGCCGGCAACTTCGCCGCCGCTACCGCCTGGAGCGGCCTGCGCCCGACCACGCCCTCGAACGTGCCCTATCTCGGCCGCACCCGCATCCGCGGCCTCGTGCTCAATACCGGCCACGGCACGCTCGGCTGGACCATGGCGGCGGGCTCCGGCCGCATCGCCGCCGACCTCGTGACCGAGCGCGAGACCGAGATCCCGGCGCCGCTGGCGGCGTGAGGGGGGCGGCCCCCGGTGCATCGGGGGTCGAGGCCCGGGGATTTCTCCTCATTCATCGACGACGGTGCCGGACGGTCGGCGCGACGGAGCTGTGTTTCCGCCTCGGTGATCCGGCCGCTGGCCACCGGGTCGTCGAGCCGATCCGTGAACCCTGCCCATCTCGACCTCGCGCTCAAGATCGTCTCACTCATGTCGTCGAGGTTCACGACTTTTCCGAGGGGACGCTGACTTCCGGGATCGCGAGGGGGCTTTGTAAAAGCGGAGCGTGGCCCGGAGCGCCTTCGCTCGGGCCGCTGGTTCACCGGGGCGATGGAGGGTTTCGGCCGCTGGCTCCGCGAAATCCGCCCTGCCGTCTCCCGGCCGGATCGGGGGCCATCTCGACCGCAGCAAGGATGCTTGCGCTGCTCTCGATACCTCAAGATCAATCCGGCACTGCTGTGACCAGGCTCGGAA
The sequence above is drawn from the Methylobacterium terrae genome and encodes:
- a CDS encoding TetR/AcrR family transcriptional regulator codes for the protein MRNDERRERLREALLDAAERTIAGSGLSALKARDLAKDVGCALGAIYTAFPDLDALILAVNLRTLALFDRVIATVPLPTAPDGPATPAQKDAAVATLVRLAVAYLHFAAENPARWRALFQHRVTDALPDWYLVEQVRLFRYIEAPLRVLRPDLGEHDRALLARSLFSATHGLVSLGLDEKLMVLSEPVLRGQIEIVVGALGRGLAE
- a CDS encoding CobW family GTP-binding protein, with the translated sequence MSDKIPVTVLTGYLGAGKTTLLNRILTEPHGKRYAVIVNEFGEIGIDNDLVVGADEEVFEMNNGCICCTVRGDLIRIMDGLMKRKGKFDAIIVETTGLADPAPVAQTFFVDQDVGEAATLDAVVTVADAKWLSERLKDAPEAKNQVAFADVILLNKSDLVDEAGLDSVERQIRAINPSAEIHRTQHCAVPLATVLDRKAFDLSRIIEVEPDFLEEGHHHHHSDEIQSISARIPGAVDPNKFMPWISDLTQVQGPDILRCKGIVSFPDEPRRFVFQGVHMILDGDLQDEWKPGDPRESRVVFIGRHLDPEAIRRGFEACRA
- a CDS encoding YiaA/YiaB family inner membrane protein; the protein is MTAQTTQHTSAWVAFTYASFIGAATMVAGGILFLPLDLWTKGYLAMGVTMLVQSCITLVKTVRDVHEGKRLVNRIEDARAERLLMEMGKE
- a CDS encoding D-amino acid dehydrogenase; the protein is MSGQTTSFDLIVLGAGVVGTATAYWAAKAGLSVCVIDRQGGAGLETSYANGGQISVSHAEPWANPGAPLKVMKWLFDARAPLLFTPRLDRHQWSWIAGFLRNCTPERARRNTVEIVRLGAYSRAKLQEIRAAENLAYAEKTLGILHFYRDTKEFEAAKPVAELMRQHGCERRVVSRDEVLALEPAFANAIDDVVGATYTAEDESGDARAFTQALAARTAAMGATFLYGSEATRLLLSPNGDRIAGVEAMVAGGHQRLTAPNVVVSLGAWSAPFLRRYGVNLAIYPAKGYSVSIPIEGHNGAPQVSLTDDEYKLVYSNLGTHLRVAGTAELSGYTRHLDAARVAAILENARRTFPNAGNFAAATAWSGLRPTTPSNVPYLGRTRIRGLVLNTGHGTLGWTMAAGSGRIAADLVTERETEIPAPLAA
- a CDS encoding MarR family winged helix-turn-helix transcriptional regulator; amino-acid sequence: MAAVEQALAVDAPRRAAKRLRPPGAKSVGWALMQAARLHRGRIGDRLAELDLFAGQEQVVQALAAAGTMTMGDLAATLRVRPPTASKTITRLAAMGVVERRTEAGDGRIVRVRLTEAGLAKAAAIEGLWDEVEAEMLEGFDNKERRRLRKLLRRAARNLAEAAGLEAHDSDAEAEDDLEAGLDGDASRDMD
- a CDS encoding PspA/IM30 family protein: MLNLLSTLVRGAAARAAEDLHDQHAFLILEQQMRDAAAALDDSRRTLARAVAQEAADAKAQGALAGRIADLETRAVAALAGGREDLAAEAAEAIAEMEAEAQALEATRAAYAAEVAALRRAVRQGTRQLAELERGQRIARAAEAVRRLRARRGVGTGSPAALAEAQATLRRLREAQAADAASDEALAIIEGATPASLCERLEEAGFGPRARPSAGRVMERLRAKAETAADAA
- a CDS encoding creatininase family protein encodes the protein MPARPWGDLTTEECRGGALSGTVAVLPVAAVEQHGPHLPLSTDVVIAEGYLARLIDLVPDDLDVRVLPVQAVGLSPEHADFPGTLTLTPETALRAWGEIGDGVARAGCPRLVIVSSHGGNSALVDLVALGLRGRHGMVAVTTAWGRFGTPPGLFPDDEVRHGIHGGGIETALMLALRPDLVRRGAIEDFVPATRQIARDYTHLRAGRPAAFAWHAQDLNPAGAIGDARLGSVEAGRALLDHGARAFVELLGEVARFTLPEPVSRRAE